One region of Microbacterium sp. M28 genomic DNA includes:
- a CDS encoding UDP-glucose dehydrogenase family protein, which translates to MRMSVIGCGYLGAVHAAAMASIGHDVVGVDVDAARIAALRSGRAPFFEPDLDDLLAAGLASGRLRFTDEMSAASGADIHFLAVGTPQRPGAHAADLRYVDAAVDALVPYLRPGDLLAGKSTVPVGTAAGIAERISPSGAVLVWNPEFLREGWAVHDTITPDRIVVGVPDGADGERAATRLREAYGTALESGAPFLVTDLATAELVKGAANAFLATKVSFINAMAEIAEAVGADVTLLADALGHDTRIGRRYLGSGIGFGGGCLPKDIRAFAARAEELGHGDAVGFLREVDAINLRRRDRAVQMVVDALDGRVHGTRVAVLGAAFKPFSDDIRDSPALEVAVRLRGLGADVVVTDPAALENARALHPQLAYADDRDEALRGADAVVLVTEWDLYRREMDPDRAGALVARRIIVDGRNCLDPSSWRAADWRYHGMGRR; encoded by the coding sequence ATGCGCATGTCAGTGATCGGATGCGGTTATCTCGGTGCGGTCCATGCGGCCGCGATGGCGTCGATCGGGCACGACGTCGTCGGCGTCGACGTGGATGCGGCGAGGATCGCGGCTCTGCGCTCCGGTCGAGCGCCGTTCTTCGAACCGGACCTGGACGATCTGCTCGCGGCGGGGCTCGCCTCAGGGCGTCTGCGATTCACCGATGAGATGTCGGCCGCGAGTGGCGCCGACATCCACTTCCTCGCGGTCGGCACCCCGCAGCGCCCCGGCGCCCATGCCGCCGATCTGCGGTACGTGGATGCCGCGGTCGACGCGCTCGTGCCGTATCTGCGCCCCGGCGACCTGCTCGCCGGCAAGTCGACCGTTCCGGTGGGCACGGCGGCGGGCATCGCCGAACGCATCTCACCGTCCGGGGCCGTCCTGGTGTGGAACCCGGAGTTCCTGCGCGAGGGCTGGGCCGTGCACGACACGATCACCCCCGATCGCATCGTCGTCGGCGTGCCGGACGGCGCCGACGGCGAGCGCGCCGCGACGCGGCTGCGCGAGGCATACGGTACGGCACTCGAATCGGGCGCGCCTTTCCTGGTCACCGACCTCGCGACCGCCGAGCTGGTGAAGGGGGCGGCCAACGCCTTCCTCGCGACGAAGGTCTCGTTCATCAACGCGATGGCGGAGATCGCCGAGGCCGTCGGCGCCGATGTGACCCTGCTCGCGGACGCGCTCGGCCATGACACCCGAATCGGGCGCCGCTATCTGGGCAGCGGCATCGGCTTCGGCGGCGGATGCCTGCCCAAGGACATCCGTGCCTTCGCCGCACGGGCGGAGGAGCTCGGTCACGGGGACGCCGTCGGGTTCCTGCGGGAGGTCGACGCGATCAACCTGCGCCGCAGGGACCGAGCGGTGCAGATGGTCGTCGACGCTCTCGACGGCCGCGTGCACGGCACGCGCGTCGCCGTCCTCGGGGCCGCCTTCAAACCGTTCAGCGACGACATCCGGGATTCGCCGGCGCTCGAGGTCGCCGTCCGGCTGCGCGGTCTGGGCGCCGATGTCGTCGTGACGGATCCGGCCGCGCTCGAGAACGCGCGTGCGCTGCATCCTCAGCTCGCCTACGCCGACGACCGCGATGAGGCCCTGCGGGGTGCGGATGCCGTGGTCCTCGTGACCGAGTGGGACCTGTACCGCCGGGAGATGGACCCGGACCGCGCCGGTGCCCTGGTGGCCCGGCGGATCATCGTCGACGGCCGCAACTGCCTGGATCCGAGCAGCTGGCGCGCAGCCGACTGGCGGTATCACGGCATGGGACGCCGCTGA
- a CDS encoding GNAT family N-acetyltransferase, with the protein MLEFRDASPADPESHAILVEYFALRAAEFPGGSYTPTFPAPGAFIPPAGVFLLAGPEEAAVGCGGIRRLDDSDAGVRYEVKHLFLRPEARGQGWGRAILEELERRAREFGATELVLDTHHTLESAGALYERSGFESIEAYNHNPNATRWYRKLLL; encoded by the coding sequence ATGCTCGAGTTCCGCGACGCCTCCCCCGCCGACCCCGAATCGCACGCGATCCTCGTCGAGTACTTCGCGCTGCGCGCAGCAGAATTCCCCGGTGGCTCGTACACGCCGACCTTCCCGGCGCCGGGCGCGTTCATACCGCCCGCCGGCGTCTTCCTGCTCGCGGGCCCCGAGGAAGCAGCGGTGGGCTGCGGCGGCATCCGCAGGCTGGACGACTCGGATGCCGGCGTCCGCTACGAGGTCAAGCATCTGTTCCTGCGCCCCGAGGCGCGAGGGCAGGGCTGGGGTCGGGCGATCCTGGAAGAGCTCGAGCGCCGGGCCAGGGAGTTCGGCGCCACCGAGCTCGTGCTCGACACGCACCACACGCTCGAATCCGCCGGCGCGCTGTACGAGCGCAGCGGCTTCGAGTCGATCGAGGCGTACAACCACAACCCGAACGCGACGCGCTGGTACCGCAAACTCCTCCTCTGA
- a CDS encoding GDSL-type esterase/lipase family protein codes for MTESFLPHMNGVTGSVMQILRHLEREGHAAHILAPDAVGIPQSLHGARVEPVPSLALPGYRNVRVGAATAHRVAASLQRFRPDVVHLASPFALGWRGVLAAGRLGVPAVAAYQTDVAAYTERYGLAATTTFAQNHIVRLHRRATLTLAPSSESEQQLAGLGVDRIRRWGRGVDAERFQPSRRDAGWRRTSAEEVLVGYVGRLAAEKQVEDLRALRGIPGVRLVIIGEGPARARLEAMMPEALFLGHLEGDELATAMASLDVFVHPGESETFGQTLQEAHASGVPIVATGSGGPLDLVRMGIDGWLYRPGDLDDLRMRVADLAGDARKRRAFGEAGRIAVSGRSWSTVCTQLLDHFGEAATLHAVDRSLRSPRTRRPEPAVSYPGRRWNRFVALGDSLTEGLCDPAPDGALRGWADRLALLLAARGGLHYANLAVRSRRVDDVCGEQLRRARELRPDLVSILVGANDLVRSDADVAALADKLEGAVRTLRADGADVLLVTPFLPDRRAAGLFARRFGAFAGALAEIAERTGAMLLDTDLHPSLADRSNWGEDLVHLGSRGHRFLAYRAGEVLDVPHAEALGALDAVLHESESSTRAAWWRDHALPWAWRRMRGRVAGDGRVAKHDDYVYIGRSTSLRQARVS; via the coding sequence GTGACCGAATCCTTCCTTCCGCACATGAACGGCGTGACGGGATCCGTCATGCAGATCCTGCGTCATCTCGAGCGCGAGGGGCACGCAGCCCACATCCTCGCACCGGATGCCGTCGGCATTCCGCAGTCGCTGCACGGCGCGAGGGTGGAGCCGGTGCCGAGCCTCGCGCTGCCCGGGTACCGCAACGTGCGCGTCGGCGCGGCCACCGCGCACCGCGTGGCGGCGTCCCTGCAGCGCTTCCGCCCCGACGTCGTCCATCTCGCGTCGCCGTTCGCGCTCGGCTGGCGGGGCGTGCTCGCGGCCGGCCGGCTCGGCGTTCCGGCGGTCGCGGCGTACCAGACCGATGTCGCCGCGTACACCGAGCGCTACGGCCTTGCGGCGACGACGACCTTCGCGCAGAACCACATCGTGCGCCTGCACCGTCGGGCGACCCTCACGCTCGCACCGTCGTCGGAGTCCGAGCAGCAGCTCGCGGGTCTCGGCGTCGATCGGATCAGGCGATGGGGCAGAGGCGTCGATGCCGAACGCTTCCAGCCGAGTCGGCGCGACGCGGGCTGGCGGCGGACGTCGGCCGAAGAGGTGCTGGTCGGCTACGTCGGACGGCTGGCTGCGGAGAAGCAGGTCGAGGATCTGCGCGCGCTGCGAGGGATTCCCGGAGTGCGCCTGGTCATCATCGGAGAGGGGCCGGCCAGGGCGCGCCTGGAGGCGATGATGCCGGAGGCGCTGTTCCTCGGGCACCTCGAAGGCGACGAGCTCGCGACCGCGATGGCGTCGCTCGACGTGTTCGTGCACCCGGGCGAGAGCGAGACGTTCGGGCAGACGCTGCAGGAGGCGCACGCCAGCGGCGTGCCGATCGTGGCGACGGGAAGCGGAGGTCCACTGGATCTCGTGCGGATGGGCATCGACGGCTGGTTGTACCGCCCCGGTGACCTGGACGACCTGCGCATGCGCGTCGCAGACCTGGCCGGCGACGCGCGCAAGCGACGCGCGTTCGGCGAAGCAGGCCGCATCGCCGTGTCCGGTCGCAGCTGGTCGACGGTGTGCACTCAGCTTCTCGATCATTTCGGCGAGGCCGCGACGCTCCACGCCGTCGACCGGTCGCTGCGCTCGCCGCGCACGCGTAGGCCGGAGCCCGCGGTGTCCTACCCGGGGCGCCGCTGGAACCGTTTCGTGGCGCTCGGCGACTCGCTCACCGAAGGGCTCTGCGACCCGGCGCCGGACGGTGCGCTGCGCGGCTGGGCCGATCGGCTGGCGCTGTTGCTCGCGGCGCGAGGCGGGCTGCACTACGCCAACCTCGCCGTGCGCTCGCGGCGCGTCGACGACGTGTGCGGTGAGCAGCTGCGGCGGGCGCGCGAGCTCCGCCCCGACCTCGTGTCGATCCTGGTGGGGGCGAACGATCTGGTGCGATCGGACGCCGACGTCGCCGCACTGGCGGACAAGCTGGAGGGTGCGGTGCGCACGCTCCGAGCCGACGGCGCCGATGTGCTGCTCGTGACGCCGTTCCTTCCCGATCGCCGAGCCGCCGGGCTGTTCGCGCGGAGGTTCGGCGCGTTCGCGGGTGCGCTCGCGGAGATCGCGGAGCGCACCGGAGCCATGCTGCTGGACACCGATCTGCATCCGTCCCTCGCGGATCGCTCCAACTGGGGCGAAGACCTCGTCCATCTCGGCAGTCGGGGCCACCGGTTCCTCGCGTATCGCGCCGGAGAGGTGCTGGACGTGCCGCACGCGGAGGCGCTCGGCGCCCTGGATGCCGTGCTCCACGAATCCGAGTCGAGCACGCGGGCGGCCTGGTGGCGCGACCATGCGCTGCCGTGGGCGTGGCGGAGGATGCGCGGACGCGTCGCCGGTGACGGGCGCGTGGCCAAGCACGACGACTACGTGTACATCGGCCGGTCGACCAGCCTGCGCCAGGCGCGGGTGAGCTGA
- a CDS encoding DUF5302 domain-containing protein: MSTPDDAVSSSDEMKRKFKEALEKKNAQHRQGEAHLDGDSAIHGTHSAQTHREFRRKSG, from the coding sequence ATGAGCACGCCAGACGACGCCGTCTCCTCCTCGGACGAGATGAAGCGCAAGTTCAAGGAAGCGCTCGAGAAGAAGAACGCGCAGCATCGCCAGGGCGAGGCGCACCTGGACGGCGATTCCGCCATCCACGGGACGCACTCGGCCCAGACGCACCGCGAGTTCCGACGCAAGAGCGGTTGA
- a CDS encoding LLM class flavin-dependent oxidoreductase — MSEQTVTAGMQFGIFSVSDITQNPVTGETPSEAQKIKDAITIAKHVEDVGLDVYAIGEHHNPPFWSSSPSTTLAAIAGQTDRIILSTSTTLITTNDPVKIAEDFAMLQHVSDGRTDIMLGRGNTGPVYPWFGKDIRQGLPLAIESYNLLHRLWREDVVDWEGKFRTPLQGFTSTPRPLDGVAPFVWHGSIRTPEIAEQAAYYGDGFFANNIFWPKEHYQRLIELYRQRWAHYGHGDPETAIVGLGGQVFMRANSQDAVNEFRPFFDNAPVYGHGPSMEDFTEMTPLTVGSPQQVIDRYAAMRDTFGDYQRQLFLIDHAGLPLKTVLEQLDILGGEVVPVLRRELAENRPASVPDAPTHASLVAAAYGDGPAREARPGANRGDNLTAGSPYQDTPQPAGAAFGVGRKEA; from the coding sequence ATGAGCGAGCAGACCGTCACCGCGGGGATGCAGTTCGGCATCTTCAGCGTCAGCGACATCACGCAGAACCCGGTCACGGGTGAGACGCCGAGCGAGGCGCAGAAGATCAAGGACGCAATCACGATCGCGAAGCACGTCGAGGACGTGGGGCTGGACGTCTATGCCATCGGCGAGCACCACAACCCGCCGTTCTGGTCGTCCTCGCCCTCGACGACGCTCGCCGCGATCGCCGGTCAGACCGATCGGATCATCCTCTCCACGTCGACCACGCTGATCACTACGAACGACCCGGTCAAGATCGCCGAGGACTTCGCGATGCTCCAGCATGTGTCGGACGGTCGCACCGACATCATGCTCGGCCGCGGTAACACCGGCCCCGTGTACCCGTGGTTCGGCAAGGACATCCGCCAGGGACTCCCGCTCGCGATCGAGAGCTACAACCTGCTGCACCGGCTGTGGCGCGAGGACGTCGTGGACTGGGAGGGCAAGTTCCGTACCCCTTTGCAGGGCTTCACGTCGACACCGCGTCCGCTCGACGGCGTCGCGCCGTTCGTGTGGCACGGTTCGATCCGCACGCCCGAGATCGCCGAGCAGGCCGCGTACTACGGCGACGGCTTCTTCGCGAACAACATCTTCTGGCCCAAGGAGCACTACCAGCGGCTGATCGAGCTGTACCGCCAGCGCTGGGCGCACTACGGCCACGGCGATCCCGAGACCGCGATCGTGGGACTGGGCGGCCAGGTGTTCATGCGCGCGAACTCGCAGGACGCCGTGAACGAGTTCCGCCCGTTCTTCGACAACGCACCGGTGTACGGCCACGGCCCCAGCATGGAGGACTTCACGGAGATGACGCCGCTGACGGTCGGCTCGCCGCAGCAGGTCATCGACCGGTACGCCGCGATGCGTGACACGTTCGGCGACTATCAGCGTCAGCTGTTCCTCATCGATCACGCGGGGCTGCCGCTGAAGACGGTGCTCGAACAGCTCGACATCCTCGGTGGAGAGGTGGTTCCGGTGCTCCGGCGCGAGTTGGCCGAGAATCGTCCCGCCTCCGTGCCGGATGCCCCGACGCACGCGTCTCTGGTCGCCGCAGCCTACGGCGACGGGCCCGCACGGGAGGCGCGCCCCGGCGCGAACCGCGGCGACAACCTCACCGCGGGTTCGCCGTACCAGGACACCCCGCAGCCCGCGGGTGCCGCATTCGGCGTCGGCCGGAAGGAGGCCTGA
- a CDS encoding histidine phosphatase family protein — protein MTHYIYLVRHGEHQDAEHGVDDGPLSPRGQRQAELIADRLSGLPLDAVWHSPLLRATETARAISARLPAVAPEPSALLFDCVPTGLTEDTPAAFEPFFGSITDAEIEAGGAQMADAVNEFLVRKQGDVHEVLITHNFVVSWFVREVLGAPEWRWMTLNQAHCGLTVIAQKQGRPWTLLTHNDLGHLPVELRTGLPDPVPV, from the coding sequence GTGACGCACTACATATATCTGGTCAGACATGGTGAACATCAGGATGCCGAGCACGGCGTCGATGACGGACCCCTCTCTCCTCGGGGGCAGCGGCAGGCGGAGTTGATCGCCGATCGGCTGTCCGGACTTCCGCTCGACGCCGTATGGCATTCGCCGCTGTTGCGTGCAACCGAGACGGCGCGAGCGATCTCGGCTCGACTGCCCGCGGTGGCCCCTGAGCCGTCGGCGCTGCTGTTCGACTGCGTGCCCACCGGACTCACCGAGGACACGCCGGCGGCGTTCGAGCCGTTCTTCGGATCGATCACGGATGCCGAGATCGAAGCGGGCGGCGCTCAGATGGCCGACGCGGTCAACGAGTTCCTCGTGCGCAAGCAGGGCGACGTGCACGAAGTGCTCATCACCCACAACTTCGTCGTCTCCTGGTTCGTACGGGAAGTCCTCGGCGCCCCGGAATGGCGCTGGATGACGCTGAACCAGGCGCATTGCGGCCTGACGGTGATCGCGCAGAAGCAGGGGCGTCCGTGGACGCTGCTCACGCACAACGACCTCGGTCATCTGCCCGTCGAGCTGCGGACAGGGCTTCCCGACCCCGTCCCGGTGTGA
- a CDS encoding DedA family protein, with product MITDGVTELVTGPWALAVMSLLVLGDAFFVVVPGEIAVTALGALAISTGAPPLWAVIACAAVAAMSGDLLCYAIGRWAGTERWRWMRSERVRSARRWARGRLESGTAVVLFTARFIPFARLAINVTAGATRIPLPRYAALVSLAATGWAAYQAAIGALVATILPGGPVVAIIVSVVCAVAIGALIDLVLRRRTRRKSPSPSAPRSD from the coding sequence GTGATCACGGATGGCGTCACCGAACTCGTCACAGGTCCCTGGGCCCTCGCGGTGATGTCCCTGCTGGTCCTCGGCGACGCGTTCTTCGTCGTCGTGCCAGGCGAGATCGCGGTGACGGCTCTCGGTGCTCTCGCCATCTCCACCGGCGCACCGCCGTTGTGGGCCGTGATCGCCTGCGCCGCCGTCGCGGCGATGTCGGGCGATCTGCTCTGCTATGCGATCGGCCGCTGGGCCGGGACCGAGCGCTGGCGATGGATGCGGTCCGAGCGCGTCCGGTCAGCGCGCCGCTGGGCCAGAGGGCGCCTCGAATCCGGCACGGCCGTCGTCCTGTTCACGGCGCGCTTCATCCCGTTCGCACGGCTCGCGATCAACGTGACCGCCGGCGCGACGCGCATCCCGCTCCCCCGCTACGCCGCTCTCGTGTCGCTCGCCGCGACGGGCTGGGCCGCCTACCAGGCCGCGATCGGAGCGCTCGTCGCGACGATCCTGCCCGGCGGCCCTGTGGTCGCGATCATCGTGTCCGTGGTCTGCGCCGTCGCGATCGGGGCGCTCATCGATCTGGTGCTCCGGCGCCGCACGCGTCGGAAGAGCCCCTCCCCTTCTGCGCCGCGGTCCGACTAG
- a CDS encoding FMN reductase, protein MTMRRIAVVSAGLSNPSSTRMLADRLAAETTRLLAERDIEVSVDVIELRDLAHDITNNLLTGFAPPALETAINTVVSADALIAVTPIFSTSYSGLFKSFIDVLDVDSLTGKPVLLGANAGTARHSLAIDYAIRPLFAYLHAEPVSTGVFAASSDWGGGGDEVAPLGKRVEKGARELADAIARKDAAVTGDPFDPATYLGEGRSFGHLLGGLAGE, encoded by the coding sequence ATGACCATGCGTCGGATCGCGGTCGTGTCGGCGGGGTTGTCGAACCCGTCCTCCACCCGCATGCTCGCCGACCGGCTGGCAGCCGAGACGACTCGGCTGCTCGCCGAGCGCGACATCGAGGTCAGCGTCGATGTGATCGAGCTGCGCGATCTCGCGCACGACATCACGAACAACCTGCTGACCGGCTTCGCCCCGCCCGCGCTGGAGACGGCGATCAACACGGTCGTCTCCGCGGATGCCCTGATCGCCGTGACCCCGATCTTCTCGACGAGCTATTCGGGGCTGTTCAAGTCGTTCATCGACGTCCTCGATGTCGACTCGCTGACGGGCAAACCCGTCCTCCTCGGCGCCAATGCCGGTACGGCTCGGCACTCGCTTGCGATCGACTACGCGATCCGGCCGCTGTTCGCGTACCTGCACGCGGAGCCGGTCTCGACCGGCGTGTTCGCGGCATCCAGCGACTGGGGCGGCGGAGGCGATGAGGTCGCTCCGCTCGGCAAGCGCGTCGAGAAGGGCGCCAGGGAACTGGCCGACGCCATCGCACGCAAGGATGCCGCCGTCACCGGCGACCCCTTCGATCCGGCGACGTACCTGGGTGAGGGGCGATCGTTCGGACACCTGCTCGGCGGTCTCGCCGGCGAGTGA
- a CDS encoding polyribonucleotide nucleotidyltransferase gives MEGPEITATEAVLDNGRFGTRTIRFETGRLAQQAQGSVAAYLDGETMLLSATSAGKHPREGFDFFPLTVDVEERSYAAGKIPGSFFRREGRPSTEAILVCRLIDRPLRPSFVDGLRNEVQIVITVLSIAPGEFYDALAINAASASTQISGLPFSGPIAGVRLAFIPGNGQHEDQWVAFPTAEQVSEAVFDLIVAGRVVTKADGTEDVAIMMVEAEATENSWNLIKGGATKPNEEVVAQGLEASKPFIAQLVKAQAELAATASKEPGVYPVFLPYSQETYDFVAQRAYDDLVGVYQIADKKERQSADDAIKERVHAELLAAVEAGELQAVATLEFSAAYKSVTKKIVRGRILKDSVRIDGRGLADIRPLDAEVQVIPRVHGSAIFQRGETQIMGVTTLNMLKMEQQIDSLSPVTSKRYMHHYNFPPYSTGETGRVGSPKRREIGHGFLAERALVPVLPSREEFPYAIRQVSEALSSNGSTSMGSVCASTLSLLNAGVPLRAPVAGIAMGLVSDEVDGQTRYAALTDILGAEDALGDMDFKVAGTSEFVTAIQLDTKLDGIPSEVLAGALTQAKDARLTILNVLNAAIDTPDEMAPTAPRVISVQIPVDKIGELIGPKGKTINAIQDETGAQISIEEDGTVYIGATDGPSAEAARAQVNAIANPTNPEVGEQFLGTVVKIATFGAFISLLPGKDGLLHVTEVRKLAGGKRVENVDDVLSVGQKILVKITKIDDRGKLSLEPVLDDAPAADAAPEAEATEA, from the coding sequence TTGGAAGGTCCTGAAATCACCGCCACCGAGGCCGTTCTCGACAACGGCCGCTTCGGCACCCGCACCATCCGCTTCGAGACCGGACGCCTCGCTCAGCAGGCCCAGGGCTCTGTCGCGGCCTACCTCGACGGCGAGACCATGCTGCTGTCGGCCACCTCCGCAGGCAAGCACCCGCGCGAAGGCTTCGACTTCTTCCCGCTGACGGTCGACGTCGAAGAGCGCTCCTACGCAGCAGGCAAGATCCCCGGTTCGTTCTTCCGTCGCGAGGGCCGTCCCTCCACAGAGGCGATCCTCGTCTGCCGTCTGATCGACCGTCCGCTGCGTCCGTCGTTCGTCGACGGCCTGCGCAACGAGGTCCAGATCGTCATCACGGTCCTCTCGATCGCACCCGGCGAGTTCTACGACGCGCTCGCGATCAACGCGGCATCCGCCTCGACCCAGATCTCGGGTCTGCCGTTCTCCGGCCCGATCGCCGGCGTCCGCCTGGCGTTCATCCCCGGTAACGGACAGCACGAGGACCAGTGGGTCGCCTTCCCGACCGCCGAGCAGGTGTCGGAGGCCGTGTTCGACCTCATCGTCGCCGGTCGTGTGGTCACCAAGGCCGACGGCACCGAAGACGTCGCGATCATGATGGTCGAGGCCGAGGCCACCGAGAACAGCTGGAACCTGATCAAGGGCGGCGCCACCAAGCCCAACGAAGAGGTCGTCGCACAGGGCCTCGAGGCGTCCAAGCCGTTCATCGCGCAGCTGGTGAAGGCGCAGGCCGAGCTGGCCGCCACGGCATCCAAGGAGCCCGGCGTCTACCCGGTCTTCCTGCCGTACAGCCAGGAGACCTACGACTTCGTCGCGCAGCGCGCATACGACGACCTCGTCGGCGTCTACCAGATCGCCGACAAGAAGGAGCGTCAGAGCGCTGACGACGCCATCAAGGAGCGCGTCCACGCGGAGCTGCTCGCGGCCGTCGAGGCCGGCGAGCTGCAGGCTGTTGCGACCCTCGAGTTCTCGGCGGCGTACAAGTCGGTCACCAAGAAGATCGTCCGCGGACGCATCCTCAAGGACAGCGTCCGCATCGACGGTCGCGGTCTTGCGGACATCCGTCCGCTGGATGCCGAGGTGCAGGTCATCCCGCGCGTTCACGGTTCGGCGATCTTCCAGCGCGGCGAGACCCAGATCATGGGTGTCACCACGCTGAACATGCTCAAGATGGAGCAGCAGATCGACTCGCTGTCCCCGGTGACGAGCAAGCGCTACATGCACCACTACAACTTCCCGCCCTACTCCACCGGTGAGACCGGTCGTGTCGGGTCGCCGAAGCGTCGCGAGATCGGGCACGGCTTCCTCGCCGAGCGCGCCCTCGTGCCGGTGCTGCCCAGCCGCGAGGAGTTCCCCTACGCGATCCGTCAGGTCTCCGAGGCGCTGAGCTCCAACGGCTCGACGTCGATGGGTTCCGTCTGCGCCTCGACCCTGTCGCTGCTGAACGCGGGTGTGCCACTGCGCGCTCCCGTCGCCGGTATCGCCATGGGCCTGGTCTCCGACGAGGTCGACGGTCAGACCCGCTACGCGGCGCTGACCGACATCCTCGGTGCGGAGGACGCCCTCGGCGACATGGACTTCAAGGTCGCCGGCACGAGCGAGTTCGTCACGGCCATCCAGCTGGACACGAAGCTCGACGGCATCCCGTCCGAGGTCCTCGCCGGCGCCCTGACGCAGGCCAAGGACGCGCGTCTGACGATCCTGAACGTCCTCAACGCGGCGATCGACACGCCGGACGAGATGGCACCGACCGCGCCGCGCGTGATCAGTGTCCAGATCCCCGTCGACAAGATCGGCGAGCTGATCGGCCCGAAGGGCAAGACGATCAACGCGATCCAGGACGAGACCGGCGCGCAGATCTCCATCGAGGAGGACGGCACCGTCTACATCGGCGCGACCGACGGCCCTTCGGCCGAGGCCGCTCGTGCGCAGGTGAACGCGATCGCCAACCCCACCAACCCGGAGGTCGGCGAGCAGTTCCTCGGCACCGTCGTGAAGATCGCCACGTTCGGCGCCTTCATCTCGCTGCTGCCCGGCAAGGACGGCCTGCTGCACGTCACCGAGGTGCGCAAGCTCGCCGGTGGCAAGCGCGTCGAGAACGTCGATGACGTCCTCTCGGTCGGCCAGAAGATCCTCGTGAAGATCACGAAGATCGACGACCGCGGCAAGCTGTCGCTCGAGCCCGTCCTGGACGACGCTCCGGCAGCCGACGCGGCGCCCGAGGCCGAGGCCACCGAGGCCTGA
- a CDS encoding aldo/keto reductase, producing MRIFGVGTAGTPEAAQSALAQHPSAPIPVVGPGVGESLRVPLGETGFETFPLMLGAAEFGWNVDLETSHEILDRYVEFGGNAIHTADGFSGGRSEHIIGQWLRSRGRRDGMLLSARIGSHADNPGLGSVNLVRAVEGSLTRLGVERVDVLYLDATFDATTNIEDTLATVEWLREAGKIGAVGAFGFSPERLVEARILASAGYPRIEVLDAPYNLVRRQPFEGDMRLVAGAQTLAVTPSHALEHGFLSGRHRSKALASQGVRGVQLREHLNRRGNRILKALDQVADDLQVPVAAISVAWLLAQRTVVAPIVNTFATQHVDELMQGAGVALSRTQIADLTRAGD from the coding sequence ATGCGGATATTCGGCGTCGGTACCGCCGGGACACCCGAGGCGGCGCAGAGCGCGCTCGCGCAGCATCCGTCCGCTCCGATCCCGGTCGTCGGCCCAGGCGTGGGGGAGTCGCTGCGCGTTCCGCTCGGCGAGACCGGATTCGAGACGTTCCCGCTCATGCTGGGGGCCGCCGAGTTCGGCTGGAACGTCGATCTGGAGACCAGCCACGAGATCCTCGACCGCTACGTGGAGTTCGGCGGCAACGCCATCCACACCGCCGACGGCTTCTCGGGTGGACGCAGCGAGCACATCATCGGTCAGTGGCTGCGCTCCCGCGGGCGCAGGGACGGGATGCTGCTCAGCGCGCGCATCGGTTCGCACGCCGACAATCCGGGTCTCGGATCGGTCAACCTCGTCAGGGCGGTCGAAGGGTCCCTGACCCGACTGGGCGTCGAACGGGTCGACGTGCTGTACCTGGACGCGACCTTCGACGCGACGACGAACATCGAGGACACGCTGGCGACGGTCGAATGGCTGCGCGAAGCGGGCAAGATCGGTGCCGTCGGCGCGTTCGGATTCAGTCCGGAACGCCTCGTCGAAGCGCGCATCCTCGCCTCAGCGGGCTACCCGCGCATCGAGGTGCTCGATGCGCCGTACAACCTCGTGCGCCGGCAGCCCTTCGAGGGCGACATGCGCCTGGTCGCCGGCGCGCAGACGCTCGCCGTGACGCCGTCGCACGCGCTCGAGCACGGCTTTCTGTCCGGTCGCCATCGCAGCAAGGCGCTCGCCTCGCAGGGCGTGCGCGGAGTGCAGCTGCGCGAGCATCTGAACCGCCGCGGCAACCGCATCCTCAAAGCTCTCGATCAGGTGGCGGACGATCTGCAGGTGCCGGTCGCGGCGATCTCCGTGGCCTGGCTGCTGGCGCAGCGGACCGTGGTCGCGCCGATCGTGAACACCTTCGCGACCCAGCACGTCGATGAGCTCATGCAGGGCGCTGGTGTCGCGCTGTCGCGCACTCAGATCGCCGATCTCACCCGCGCGGGCGACTGA